From a region of the Acinetobacter larvae genome:
- a CDS encoding amino acid permease, whose protein sequence is MANNNMHSPSENGELKRSLSNRHLQLIAIGGCIGTGLFMGSGKTISLAGPSILFIYMIIGLMIFFVMRALGELLLSNLQYRSFIDFSTDLIGPWAGYFVGWTYWLCWITIGIADLSAIIYYLQFFNGGNPFTPIEGALISVAAIFFIMGLNLLTVKLFGELEFWFALIKIIAILVLIGVGLWMVFTGFSYQERGESFVAAFSNIWGNGGMFPTGMDGFLAGFQIAIFAFVGVELVGTTAAETENPERNLPKAVNSIPIRIIFFYVLALFIVMSVTPWNKIDPNISPFVNLFSHAGIAAAAIIMNLVVLSSVLSSMNSGVFSTSRMLFGLSRESHGPKPFGVLNRRAVPANALYFSTLCLLLGAGLQYFVPDTVKAFTLATTLSTILFICVWLIIMWSYINYYRLRPELHQKSTFKLPGGLFTCWVVIIFFIGMIYVLSLEEDTLQALKISPIWLVILAIGYFFFNKRRKQDK, encoded by the coding sequence ATGGCAAATAACAATATGCATTCACCATCTGAAAATGGTGAATTAAAAAGGAGTTTATCCAATCGTCATTTGCAATTAATTGCGATTGGGGGCTGTATTGGTACAGGGCTTTTCATGGGGTCCGGAAAAACGATTAGCTTAGCAGGACCATCGATCCTATTTATCTATATGATTATTGGATTAATGATCTTCTTTGTGATGCGCGCTTTGGGCGAATTGCTATTATCGAACTTGCAGTATCGTTCTTTTATCGATTTTTCAACGGACTTGATTGGACCTTGGGCAGGATATTTTGTAGGTTGGACTTACTGGTTGTGTTGGATCACGATTGGTATCGCAGATTTATCAGCGATTATTTATTACCTACAGTTTTTTAACGGAGGGAACCCCTTTACACCTATAGAAGGTGCCTTAATTAGTGTGGCGGCCATTTTCTTTATCATGGGTTTAAACCTATTGACGGTTAAATTATTTGGTGAGTTAGAGTTTTGGTTTGCACTGATTAAAATTATTGCCATTCTGGTCTTGATTGGCGTTGGTTTATGGATGGTCTTTACCGGCTTTAGTTATCAAGAGCGGGGCGAAAGTTTTGTTGCTGCATTCTCCAATATCTGGGGCAATGGCGGTATGTTCCCGACAGGGATGGACGGTTTCTTAGCCGGTTTCCAGATTGCCATTTTTGCCTTTGTCGGGGTGGAATTGGTTGGAACCACCGCTGCTGAAACAGAAAACCCAGAACGTAATTTGCCAAAAGCTGTAAACTCGATTCCAATCCGAATTATTTTCTTCTATGTATTGGCACTGTTCATTGTGATGTCAGTCACCCCATGGAATAAAATTGACCCGAATATTAGCCCATTTGTGAACTTGTTTAGTCATGCTGGTATTGCAGCTGCGGCGATTATCATGAACTTGGTGGTCTTGTCTTCTGTATTATCCTCTATGAATAGTGGGGTATTCTCAACCAGCCGTATGCTATTTGGTCTATCACGCGAATCGCATGGTCCGAAGCCATTTGGAGTGTTGAACCGCCGTGCCGTGCCTGCCAATGCCTTATATTTCTCTACTTTATGTTTATTATTAGGTGCGGGTTTACAGTATTTTGTACCAGATACGGTCAAAGCATTTACGCTCGCAACCACTTTATCGACCATTCTATTTATTTGTGTTTGGTTGATTATTATGTGGAGTTATATTAACTATTATCGTCTGCGTCCTGAGTTACATCAGAAATCGACCTTCAAATTGCCTGGTGGTTTATTTACCTGCTGGGTGGTGATTATCTTCTTTATCGGTATGATTTATGTATTGTCATTAGAAGAAGACACCTTACAAGCGCTTAAAATCAGCCCAATTTGGTTGGTAATCTTGGCGATCGGTTATTTCTTCTTTAATAAACGACGTAAACAAGATAAATAA
- the radA gene encoding DNA repair protein RadA, giving the protein MAKVKTVYRCEQCAADHSKWAGQCSECGEWNSLVEVRQENTTPHRAKPNFSGGYAGNASTITTLDQVSISRESRMPTGIHEFDRVLGGGLVTGSVVLIGGDPGIGKSTILLQTATHMAHAERAALYVTGEESLSQVALRAQRLDLPTQHLKVMAETCVERICEVLAHERPAVAILDSIQTLYTETLQSAPGGVSQIRESAALLTRFAKQSGTALFLVGHVTKEGALAGPRVLEHMVDCVLYFEGQTDSRYRMIRAVKNRFGAVNELGVFGMTDKGLKEVANPSAIFLSRYDEAIPGSVVMISREGTRPLLVEVQALVDDAHGQPRRVALGLEQNRLNMLLAVMHRHGGIQSAGQDVYVNVVGGLKITETGSDLAVLLACMSSLRSRALPQQLAVFGEVGLSGEIRPVPNGQERLKEAIKHGFKYIILPRANAPQHSIAGVQIIAVARLHEALAQASELSDQC; this is encoded by the coding sequence ATGGCTAAAGTTAAAACAGTATATCGCTGCGAACAATGTGCAGCAGATCATTCAAAGTGGGCTGGTCAATGTTCAGAGTGTGGCGAGTGGAACAGTCTGGTTGAGGTTCGCCAAGAAAACACCACGCCACACCGTGCCAAACCCAATTTTTCGGGTGGTTATGCGGGCAATGCCAGTACAATTACCACCCTCGATCAAGTCTCGATTAGCCGTGAATCACGTATGCCCACCGGTATCCACGAATTTGATCGGGTCTTAGGTGGCGGTCTAGTGACCGGTTCAGTGGTTTTAATTGGTGGTGATCCTGGTATCGGTAAATCAACCATCTTATTACAGACTGCAACCCATATGGCACACGCTGAACGTGCGGCACTATACGTCACAGGTGAAGAATCGTTATCTCAAGTTGCCCTAAGAGCACAACGCCTTGATCTACCGACCCAGCACTTAAAAGTCATGGCGGAAACTTGTGTCGAACGCATCTGTGAAGTGCTGGCGCATGAGCGCCCTGCGGTGGCAATTTTAGACTCCATTCAAACCCTGTATACCGAAACCTTACAATCTGCTCCAGGTGGCGTATCCCAAATTCGTGAATCTGCTGCTCTACTCACCCGTTTTGCCAAACAAAGTGGCACAGCATTATTTTTGGTCGGTCATGTGACCAAAGAAGGTGCATTGGCGGGTCCGCGAGTATTGGAACATATGGTGGACTGTGTGCTGTATTTTGAAGGGCAAACAGACTCGCGCTATCGTATGATCCGCGCAGTCAAAAACCGTTTTGGTGCAGTCAATGAATTAGGCGTTTTTGGGATGACCGACAAAGGTCTCAAAGAAGTCGCCAATCCTTCCGCGATCTTCCTGAGTCGTTATGATGAAGCCATCCCGGGATCTGTGGTGATGATTAGTCGCGAAGGTACCCGCCCCTTACTGGTTGAAGTCCAGGCCTTGGTCGATGATGCCCATGGACAACCGCGCCGCGTCGCCTTAGGACTCGAACAAAACCGCCTCAATATGTTATTGGCAGTTATGCATCGTCATGGTGGCATTCAAAGCGCGGGGCAAGACGTCTATGTCAATGTTGTCGGCGGTTTAAAAATTACCGAAACGGGCAGTGATCTGGCGGTTTTACTGGCATGTATGTCTAGCCTGCGTTCCAGAGCACTACCACAACAATTGGCCGTCTTTGGTGAAGTCGGGTTATCCGGTGAAATTCGCCCAGTACCAAATGGTCAAGAACGCCTAAAAGAGGCTATTAAGCATGGCTTTAAGTATATTATTTTGCCGCGCGCCAATGCACCACAACACAGCATTGCCGGGGTGCAAATTATTGCCGTTGCACGTTTGCATGAAGCCTTGGCACAAGCCAGTGAACTCAGTGATCAGTGCTAG
- a CDS encoding Tim44 domain-containing protein, protein MQVRQRGLIAGALMATLLLSPLAEAKRAGGGKSHGMARSNSSSQSYQPSRQATPAQQPTNTQQAAPARSGPGVGGMVAAGVAGAAVGAVAANALADNHNNNQNPTAVDQQDPATTQAAAQQAQQQEEKSGVPGWIWLVIIAGAAFILFRKFGAKKKLASANPYAPNNGAANTGSPFAQSPISLKGNADNTNIFGQNVAGGAAANNGPFAAHTQSSQQLPDGTEPAAFLRVARQRFNHIQAMNSASNIEEIRRYLTPELYQSMYQDIMANQDQNVAEFSNLTAVVTDSATENNQYVVSVRFTGTVSEDLNSTPEAFSEIWHFVKPAASQQDWLVAGIQQD, encoded by the coding sequence ATGCAAGTTCGACAGCGTGGTTTGATCGCAGGTGCTCTCATGGCAACCTTGCTTCTTTCCCCTTTAGCCGAAGCAAAACGTGCTGGTGGTGGTAAGAGTCATGGTATGGCGCGTTCAAATAGCTCAAGCCAAAGTTATCAGCCGTCTCGTCAAGCTACGCCTGCTCAACAGCCAACGAATACTCAACAAGCTGCGCCAGCGCGTTCTGGTCCGGGTGTCGGTGGTATGGTTGCTGCTGGTGTAGCTGGTGCTGCAGTCGGTGCAGTTGCTGCAAATGCTTTAGCAGATAACCACAACAACAACCAAAACCCAACAGCTGTTGATCAACAAGATCCAGCAACTACACAAGCCGCTGCACAACAAGCGCAGCAGCAAGAAGAAAAAAGTGGCGTTCCCGGCTGGATCTGGTTAGTGATCATTGCTGGTGCCGCTTTCATCTTGTTCCGTAAATTCGGAGCAAAAAAAAAATTAGCCAGCGCTAATCCCTACGCTCCAAACAATGGCGCAGCCAATACTGGCTCGCCATTCGCACAAAGCCCCATCTCACTCAAAGGCAATGCAGACAACACCAATATCTTTGGTCAAAATGTTGCTGGTGGTGCGGCTGCCAATAATGGTCCTTTTGCTGCACATACGCAAAGTAGCCAACAATTACCGGATGGTACAGAGCCGGCTGCGTTCTTACGGGTTGCACGTCAACGCTTCAATCATATTCAAGCCATGAACAGCGCGAGTAATATTGAAGAAATTCGCCGTTATTTAACACCAGAACTTTATCAATCCATGTATCAAGACATCATGGCGAACCAAGACCAAAATGTTGCCGAGTTTTCCAACTTAACAGCGGTGGTCACAGACAGTGCTACTGAAAACAATCAATATGTTGTCAGTGTTCGTTTTACCGGTACCGTTAGTGAAGATCTAAACAGCACGCCTGAAGCATTTTCAGAAATTTGGCACTTTGTGAAACCTGCAGCCTCACAACAAGACTGGTTGGTTGCTGGAATTCAACAAGACTAA
- a CDS encoding trypsin-like peptidase domain-containing protein — MRRSFSWLPWVLLIVVILCFIGWQKYQRPKPPIAADGVKMPAEKVEPLVNTTRTGGVVSYSSAVKVAAPAVVNIMTTQKVRQNHPLFNDPAFREFFGDQFPDTGKEQNENSLGSGVIVRADGYILTNNHVIAQAEQIVVVLQDGRRAEAKVIGTDPDTDLAVIKINLDNLPVLPFKLSGNEVGDVVLAIGNPFGVGQTVTQGIISATGRSDLGINTYEDFIQTDAAINPGNSGGALIDVAGNLIGVNTAIFSRTGGSLGIGFAIPAKVCQQVLDSILKDGRVIRGWLGISLMAPKYDNALAAPQPGVIVAGLLKNGPAIQAGLKVGDRIMKVNDEQITSVSQLINYVAMQAPNSTIKVTVMRESGTAPVVLDVQVGERSAQSSNSQFIPLPKQ, encoded by the coding sequence GTGCGTCGCTCCTTTTCATGGTTACCTTGGGTTTTATTGATTGTTGTCATTCTATGTTTTATTGGCTGGCAAAAATATCAACGCCCTAAACCACCAATTGCTGCTGATGGTGTCAAAATGCCTGCTGAAAAAGTTGAGCCTTTGGTGAATACCACACGTACGGGCGGGGTGGTCTCTTATAGTTCTGCAGTCAAGGTTGCTGCGCCTGCTGTCGTGAATATTATGACGACGCAAAAAGTTCGCCAAAATCATCCGCTATTTAATGATCCTGCTTTCCGTGAGTTCTTTGGTGATCAGTTCCCCGACACAGGCAAAGAACAAAATGAAAATAGTTTAGGTTCTGGTGTAATTGTACGGGCGGATGGCTACATCTTGACCAATAATCATGTGATTGCACAAGCTGAGCAAATTGTGGTGGTATTACAAGATGGTCGTCGTGCTGAAGCAAAAGTGATTGGTACAGATCCCGATACCGATTTAGCCGTTATCAAGATTAATCTAGACAACTTACCCGTGTTGCCGTTTAAACTCAGTGGCAATGAAGTGGGGGATGTGGTGTTGGCGATTGGTAACCCATTTGGTGTAGGGCAGACAGTAACACAAGGTATTATTTCTGCTACTGGTCGTTCAGACTTGGGCATTAATACCTATGAAGACTTCATTCAAACCGACGCCGCCATTAACCCGGGTAACTCGGGAGGAGCTTTGATCGATGTGGCTGGTAACTTGATTGGGGTGAATACGGCCATCTTCTCACGTACGGGCGGATCTTTGGGCATTGGTTTTGCCATTCCGGCAAAAGTTTGTCAGCAAGTGTTAGACTCTATTTTAAAAGATGGTCGCGTGATCCGTGGTTGGCTGGGTATCAGTTTGATGGCACCGAAGTATGATAATGCTTTGGCTGCACCACAGCCCGGTGTTATTGTGGCAGGTCTATTAAAAAATGGTCCTGCGATTCAAGCTGGTTTAAAAGTTGGTGATCGCATTATGAAAGTGAATGATGAACAAATCACTTCAGTATCACAACTGATTAACTATGTGGCAATGCAAGCACCGAATAGCACGATTAAAGTAACGGTTATGCGTGAAAGTGGGACCGCTCCTGTAGTCTTAGATGTTCAAGTGGGTGAGCGTAGCGCGCAAAGTAGCAATTCACAGTTTATTCCTTTACCGAAACAGTAA
- a CDS encoding Nif3-like dinuclear metal center hexameric protein, with amino-acid sequence MAQLSDIIQWCDQTLQSNAFKDYAPNGLQIEGAREVTRIASAVTASQHAIAAAIELEAQLLLVHHGYFWKGEAAPITGMRGQRIKSLIQNDISLVAYHLPLDAHPELGNNRSIADLLQLQHIEALDRNERYPIGNIAYLAEPMSVTAFHQLLQSRFQSEQIQHLAADRQMIQKIGFCTGAAQDFIHQAAQQGCDAYLSGEVSERTYYEAQEMNIHYFACGHHATERFGVQRLGAAIAEQFSIEHQYIELNNPI; translated from the coding sequence ATGGCACAATTATCCGATATTATTCAGTGGTGTGATCAGACATTACAGTCTAATGCATTTAAAGACTATGCACCGAATGGCTTACAAATAGAAGGTGCGCGCGAAGTCACGCGTATTGCCTCTGCCGTAACGGCATCACAACATGCAATCGCTGCTGCCATTGAACTCGAGGCACAGTTATTGCTGGTACATCATGGTTACTTTTGGAAAGGTGAAGCAGCACCGATTACAGGTATGCGTGGTCAACGCATCAAAAGCTTGATTCAAAATGATATCTCTCTAGTCGCCTACCACCTCCCCCTAGATGCCCACCCCGAACTTGGCAATAACCGCAGTATCGCAGATTTACTCCAATTGCAGCATATTGAAGCACTCGACCGCAATGAACGCTATCCGATCGGGAATATTGCTTACTTGGCCGAACCGATGAGCGTAACAGCATTTCATCAATTACTACAAAGTCGCTTTCAGAGCGAGCAGATCCAACATCTGGCGGCTGATCGTCAAATGATTCAAAAAATAGGATTTTGTACGGGTGCGGCACAAGATTTTATTCACCAAGCGGCACAACAAGGCTGTGATGCCTACCTCTCTGGCGAAGTAAGTGAACGAACTTATTATGAAGCGCAAGAAATGAATATTCACTATTTCGCTTGCGGGCATCATGCAACAGAACGTTTTGGCGTACAACGCTTAGGGGCAGCCATTGCTGAACAGTTTTCAATCGAACACCAATATATAGAATTGAACAATCCGATCTAG
- a CDS encoding superoxide dismutase, protein MSNITLPALPYGYDDLAPHISKETLEFHHDKHHNTYVVNLNNLIKDTDLESKSLEEIIVATAGDASKAGIFNNAAQVWNHTFYWNSMKPNGGGKATGALAAKIEEDFGSFENFAEEFSKAATTQFGSGWAWLVADKVNGKLSIVKTSNADTPLAHNQVAVLTIDVWEHAYYIDFRNARPKYISTFLEHLVNWDYANAKYAGEAAGVEK, encoded by the coding sequence ATGAGCAATATTACTTTACCTGCACTGCCATATGGCTATGACGACCTCGCCCCACATATCAGCAAAGAGACTTTAGAATTCCATCATGATAAGCACCACAACACCTATGTTGTGAACCTTAACAATTTGATCAAAGATACTGATCTTGAATCTAAAAGTTTAGAAGAAATCATTGTCGCGACTGCTGGTGATGCGTCTAAAGCGGGTATTTTCAACAATGCAGCACAAGTTTGGAACCATACTTTCTACTGGAATAGCATGAAACCTAATGGTGGCGGTAAAGCAACTGGTGCGCTTGCTGCTAAAATTGAGGAAGACTTTGGTAGTTTTGAAAACTTCGCTGAAGAATTCAGTAAAGCGGCTACAACACAGTTTGGTTCTGGTTGGGCTTGGCTTGTGGCAGACAAAGTCAACGGTAAACTTTCTATCGTTAAAACCTCAAATGCCGACACACCATTGGCACATAACCAAGTTGCGGTATTAACTATCGATGTTTGGGAACATGCTTATTACATCGACTTCCGTAATGCGCGTCCTAAATACATCTCTACTTTCTTAGAGCATCTTGTAAACTGGGACTATGCCAATGCAAAATATGCTGGCGAAGCTGCTGGCGTAGAAAAATAA
- the miaE gene encoding tRNA-(ms[2]io[6]A)-hydroxylase, which translates to MSKVDYAQLMQPVKDFLGCETPQAWLMHAVEHIDILMQDHANCEKKAAGTAMNLMFRYSFFTDLQVKLAQLVREEMLHYEQVLELMEKRGQAWQALSAGRYAAGLRKEIRTYEPEALVDVLIIGAFVEARSCERFYALSDLVDDELAKYYRYLLKSESRHFEDYLALAADVARSSKMKDPTEDIQQRIAHIRQVEAELIESPDPLFRFHSGVPSAPALASSNEKSIA; encoded by the coding sequence ATGTCTAAAGTTGATTATGCGCAGTTAATGCAACCAGTAAAAGATTTTCTGGGCTGTGAGACACCACAAGCTTGGTTGATGCATGCGGTAGAGCATATCGATATCCTAATGCAAGACCATGCCAATTGTGAGAAGAAAGCGGCTGGCACAGCGATGAATCTGATGTTTCGTTATAGCTTCTTCACTGATTTACAAGTCAAACTGGCACAATTGGTGCGTGAGGAAATGCTGCACTATGAGCAAGTACTAGAATTGATGGAAAAACGTGGTCAGGCTTGGCAAGCTTTAAGTGCTGGGCGTTATGCAGCAGGCTTGCGCAAAGAGATTCGTACCTATGAGCCCGAAGCATTGGTTGATGTACTGATTATCGGGGCATTTGTGGAAGCACGTTCTTGTGAACGTTTTTATGCCTTGTCTGATTTGGTTGATGATGAGCTGGCAAAATATTATCGTTATTTGCTTAAATCTGAGTCACGGCATTTTGAGGATTATTTGGCTTTGGCTGCCGATGTTGCGCGTAGTAGCAAAATGAAAGACCCGACGGAAGATATACAGCAACGTATTGCCCATATTCGTCAGGTTGAAGCTGAGTTGATTGAAAGCCCAGATCCATTGTTCCGCTTTCATAGTGGTGTGCCGAGTGCGCCAGCATTGGCATCATCGAATGAAAAATCAATTGCTTAA
- the pdxJ gene encoding pyridoxine 5'-phosphate synthase: protein MAVLLGVNIDHVATLRQARGTLYPDPIKAALLCEQAGAEGITLHLREDRRHIQDDDVRRMKQAIQTRMNLELAITPEMVAFAQEIQPEHVCFVPEKREELTTEGGLDVVGQFEQVFAATAALKAVGSDVSLFIDPDRAQIDAAVACQAPTIELHTGAYADAATAEQQQHELQRIVDAVAYAAQQGLVVNAGHGLNLDNVAAIAAIPQIHELNIGHAIIADSVFVGLTQAVKAMKAAIVAAQPANVK from the coding sequence ATGGCTGTATTACTTGGGGTCAATATTGACCATGTTGCTACACTCAGACAAGCACGTGGTACGCTTTATCCAGATCCAATCAAAGCGGCACTGCTGTGCGAACAAGCTGGTGCTGAAGGCATTACCCTGCATTTACGTGAAGATCGTCGTCATATTCAGGATGATGATGTCCGTCGCATGAAGCAAGCGATCCAAACGCGTATGAATTTAGAATTGGCAATTACCCCAGAAATGGTGGCTTTTGCTCAAGAGATTCAACCTGAACATGTCTGCTTTGTACCAGAGAAACGTGAAGAACTCACCACCGAAGGTGGCTTAGATGTGGTTGGGCAGTTTGAACAGGTTTTTGCGGCGACTGCTGCACTAAAGGCTGTGGGCAGCGATGTCTCTTTGTTTATTGACCCAGATCGTGCACAGATCGATGCAGCAGTTGCGTGTCAGGCGCCGACCATTGAGCTGCATACGGGTGCCTATGCTGATGCGGCTACAGCTGAGCAACAACAACATGAATTGCAACGCATTGTGGATGCAGTTGCCTATGCAGCGCAGCAAGGTTTGGTGGTCAATGCAGGGCATGGGCTTAATCTTGACAATGTTGCTGCCATTGCCGCTATTCCGCAGATTCATGAACTCAATATCGGTCATGCTATTATTGCAGACAGCGTATTTGTCGGTTTAACTCAGGCAGTCAAAGCGATGAAAGCAGCCATTGTTGCTGCCCAGCCTGCAAATGTGAAATAG
- the recO gene encoding DNA repair protein RecO, whose protein sequence is MRNQVLHGYMIHYRKYRERSYIVHLYSEEFGRIDGILRHTPPPQYQPLRVQASGKSALKNFSHLEILHQPIFFYADAFFAGFYLNEILLRLCPIEEAMPESFVQYHNTLEQLQQLAQHPQPSVFLKQILRQFEYVLLEELGYGLDFSHDAQQQLIQAQQYYQFQLNDGFILSSERHSAALSGTAILSMQNYKKGGDFNAEQLQLLGKLYRQMIAALLGDRPLKSRQLWIQNAQSKTN, encoded by the coding sequence ATGCGTAATCAGGTTTTGCATGGTTATATGATTCATTATCGTAAATATCGTGAACGCAGTTATATTGTGCATTTATATAGCGAGGAGTTTGGTCGTATAGATGGTATCTTACGTCATACGCCGCCACCACAATATCAGCCACTGCGTGTACAAGCCTCGGGTAAGTCTGCCTTAAAAAATTTTAGTCATCTTGAGATTCTTCATCAGCCAATCTTTTTTTATGCCGATGCTTTTTTTGCTGGTTTTTATTTAAATGAAATTCTGCTGCGTTTATGCCCAATCGAGGAGGCGATGCCAGAGAGTTTTGTGCAGTATCACAATACCTTAGAACAATTACAGCAATTGGCACAGCATCCGCAGCCATCCGTATTTTTAAAACAAATATTAAGGCAGTTTGAATATGTACTGCTAGAAGAATTAGGCTATGGTTTGGATTTTAGCCATGATGCTCAGCAACAGCTGATTCAAGCACAACAGTATTATCAGTTTCAACTCAATGACGGTTTTATCCTGAGTTCTGAACGGCATTCCGCGGCATTATCTGGCACGGCAATCTTATCCATGCAAAATTACAAAAAGGGTGGGGATTTTAACGCTGAACAGCTACAATTATTGGGCAAGCTATATCGACAGATGATAGCAGCTTTGCTGGGTGACCGTCCGTTAAAGAGTCGCCAGTTGTGGATTCAAAATGCTCAATCAAAAACCAATTAG
- a CDS encoding NF038104 family lipoprotein has product MNVKILLFVSCLSLFCSGCITKVVTVPVKVAYKTTKGVVKGTGKVVGAMIPDGEDDDDKHKDDKHK; this is encoded by the coding sequence ATGAATGTTAAGATATTATTGTTTGTGAGTTGCTTGAGTTTATTCTGCTCAGGCTGTATTACCAAAGTGGTCACGGTACCGGTTAAAGTTGCTTATAAGACCACCAAAGGTGTGGTGAAGGGAACTGGTAAAGTAGTTGGTGCGATGATTCCTGACGGTGAGGATGACGACGATAAGCATAAAGACGATAAGCATAAATAA
- the era gene encoding GTPase Era, with protein MSSENDQLPNDHQPKAAESNLIDQFFSAENRSIPSDYRSGFVAIVGRPNVGKSTLMNHLLGQKLSITSRKPQTTRHKIVGIDSREKSQAVFVDTPGMHKKEVRAINKMMNRAAHSALRDVDLVLFVVDAHKWTQNDELVLEKLQNASMPVLLVINKIDTLEDKKTLLPLIQERTKLMNFAEIIPVSALRGANLEHLRESIERYLPFQAPLYALDQVTDRSERFLASEIIREKIMRQLGEELPYDLTVQIESFKVEEPVLNEKTGKMKAACTYIDATIFVERSGQKAIVIGDKGAKLKRIGMEARADMEHMFAQKIMLTLWVKVKGGWSDDERALKSLGYSDI; from the coding sequence ATGTCGAGCGAAAATGATCAACTCCCAAATGATCATCAACCGAAAGCCGCTGAAAGCAATCTAATTGATCAGTTTTTTAGTGCAGAAAACCGTAGCATTCCAAGCGATTACCGTAGTGGTTTTGTCGCGATTGTGGGTCGTCCCAACGTGGGGAAATCTACGCTGATGAACCATCTGTTGGGGCAAAAGTTATCGATTACCTCACGTAAACCGCAAACAACCCGGCATAAAATTGTCGGGATCGACAGCCGTGAAAAATCTCAGGCTGTTTTTGTCGATACACCGGGGATGCACAAAAAAGAAGTACGTGCCATCAATAAAATGATGAATCGTGCTGCGCATTCAGCATTGCGTGATGTTGATTTGGTTTTATTTGTGGTCGATGCGCATAAGTGGACTCAAAACGATGAATTGGTTTTGGAGAAACTGCAAAATGCCAGTATGCCCGTGCTTTTAGTGATCAATAAAATTGATACGCTGGAAGACAAAAAGACCTTACTGCCATTGATCCAAGAACGGACCAAACTGATGAACTTTGCAGAGATTATTCCAGTGTCTGCATTGCGTGGCGCAAATTTAGAGCATTTACGTGAATCGATTGAGCGTTACTTACCTTTTCAAGCACCGTTATATGCTTTGGATCAGGTCACCGATCGTTCGGAACGCTTTTTAGCAAGTGAAATTATTCGTGAAAAAATCATGCGCCAATTGGGCGAAGAATTGCCTTATGATTTAACCGTGCAAATCGAGTCATTTAAGGTTGAAGAACCTGTTTTAAATGAAAAAACAGGTAAAATGAAAGCCGCATGTACTTATATTGATGCCACCATTTTTGTGGAGCGCTCTGGTCAAAAAGCCATTGTAATTGGTGATAAAGGCGCCAAACTAAAACGTATCGGTATGGAAGCACGAGCTGATATGGAACATATGTTTGCACAAAAAATCATGTTGACCTTGTGGGTGAAAGTTAAAGGTGGTTGGTCAGATGATGAGCGCGCATTAAAAAGTTTAGGTTATAGCGATATTTAA
- the rnc gene encoding ribonuclease III codes for MKTHTKLSDPRLESRIGYQFKQIDLLLLALTHRSVSHKHNYERLEFLGDSLLGMIIANYLYHTYPNENEGRLTRMRATLVRQEALGKIANDLKLSTCLILSSGELKSGGHHRESILADTVEAIIGAIYLDCNDLKILEAIVLKWYTPYLEHIEPSDQLKDPKSRLQEYLQARKQPLPVYDVIDIQGDAPNQHFKVACHVQGLTTLLGEGSSRRFAEQAVAAEILKLLEQ; via the coding sequence TTGAAAACTCACACCAAACTAAGTGATCCGCGCTTAGAGAGTCGTATCGGTTATCAGTTTAAGCAGATTGATTTATTACTGCTGGCACTGACGCACCGTTCAGTTAGTCATAAGCATAATTATGAACGTCTCGAGTTTTTGGGTGATTCATTATTGGGGATGATTATCGCCAATTATCTTTATCATACTTATCCCAACGAAAATGAAGGTCGTTTGACGCGTATGCGGGCGACATTGGTACGCCAAGAAGCACTCGGTAAAATCGCCAATGATTTGAAGCTCAGTACCTGCTTAATCTTAAGTTCGGGTGAGTTGAAATCAGGTGGTCATCATCGTGAGTCAATATTAGCCGATACCGTAGAAGCCATTATTGGGGCAATTTATTTAGATTGTAATGATTTAAAAATCTTAGAAGCCATTGTTTTGAAATGGTATACCCCTTATTTAGAACACATAGAGCCTAGCGATCAGCTCAAAGACCCTAAATCGCGTTTACAAGAGTATTTACAAGCACGTAAGCAACCGTTGCCCGTTTATGATGTAATTGATATTCAAGGTGATGCGCCGAATCAGCATTTTAAAGTTGCTTGTCATGTGCAAGGTTTAACAACGCTGTTAGGGGAAGGATCGAGTCGTCGTTTTGCAGAGCAAGCTGTGGCTGCTGAAATATTAAAGTTATTGGAGCAATAA